CTTATCTGAACTAGTTAATTTCTATACCCTTACACTAACATGAACATATGTAAAAATCAACTTGAACTTTTGTTCACAGTTACACTTACATTTCTTCTTCGTTATATTTTCTTCCTAAAAAAGCAAAACATCCGCCCTTTTTGCGTGGCAGATGTTGTCATCCATATCCATTTGAAATTAAAATCGAAGTAATGCCTGCGCTGTATACTGATCCGTGACCAGAATATTTGCGTAATGACCTTTGAGGGCGGCGTGAATGGCTTCAATTTTGCGTTGTCCTCCGGCGACAAGGATTGATTTTTCCTTATTTCTCAACTCGGCTAGATCAATTCCAACGGTTCTGCTGTTAATCTCTTCACTGATCAACTGACCTTCCGCGTCGAAAAAGCGTGAACAAATGTCACCTGCACCGGAGTTCATCAGCAATTGTTGCTCTTCTTCATTGAAGTAACCGAGCCTGAACAATAATGCATCTTCCTTCACAGTACCCACGGTAAACAAAGCAATGTTGGCCTGTCTGCCAAGTTCCACGATTCTGCCGATATGTCGATCCGCTTCAACCATGTTTTTTACTTCAATGTTGTCGAAAATAACAGGCAGCGGCAGATACCTTGGTACCGTATGGAATGCCTCAGCGAACAAATGAACAATCTCAGCGGCATACGTATTGACATGGGAGTGGCTTACGCCCCCTTTCAATTGCACGACTTCGACACCTTTAACCTGCTTAGGACGAAGCTGGCGTGCTACAGCATGCATGGTTGTTCCCCAAGTCACCCCGATAATATCTGCATCCTGAACCGTCTCTTGAAGGTAGTCTGCTGCTCTTTTGCTGATATGCTTCTGTATTTCCTCATCACTCTTCAACGGGGTAAAACACACAAGTGCCGTATCCAGATCATATTTTGACTTAAGTTCTCCGGCAATGATGTCGATATCCTCCAGCGGGTCCATAATTTCAATCCGGACATATCCACGATCTTTGGCGTACTGAAGTAACCTTGATACGGTTGGACGCGACACGCCCAACCTTGCGGCAATATCCTGCTGGCTATAATCGGACTGATAATACAATTTCGCTGCTTCAATGCTTAATCGTTGCTTCTCCAGGTCCATTCCCATGTGCGCTCATCTCACTCATCCTATTGTCTTTGGAAAATAAATGCTCGTCCTGTATATTATACATGGATTGAGTATCCGGTCACCATATAGCATCCAATTCAGTATCATGATCGATCCATTCATATCCCTTTCTGACGTATAAAACTGGGGAAACGATGCATACTACTGCGGTCGCTTCATCATTGCCAAGATCGCTTCACCCCATTAATCGCACAGAGAGGAAGAACTACATGTCTACCTTATTGTATATTACTGCCCATCCTCATGATCATGAAACCTCCTTCAGCATGGCTACAGGCAAAGCGTTTATTGATGCGTATCGTGAAAGTCACCCTTCTGATGAGGTCGTTCACCTCGATCTATATCGTTCGGATATTCCGCATATCGATGCGGATGTCTTCAGTGGTTGGGGCAAACTGCAATCGGGTAGTGATCTGACTGCCGAAGAGCAGACCAAAGTAAGCCGTTTGAATGAACTGTCGGATCAATTTGCCGCAGCAGATAAATATGTTTTTGTAACCCCGATGTGGAACTTCTCGTTCCCTCCTATTCTGAAGGCTTATGTGGACTCGATCTGCGTAGCTGGCAAAACATTTCGTTATACCGAACAAGGTCCTGTTGGACTGTTGTCTGACAAAAAAGCGTTGCATATTCAGGCTCGCGGTGGCATTTATTCCGAAGGCCCAGCGGCTCAAATGGAATCCGGTCATCGTTACTTAAGCATTATCATGTCATTCCTCGGTGTGCCGAAGCTTGATGGCATTTTTGTTGAGGGGCACAATCAATATAAAGATCGTGCGGATGAGATTAAGCAACAAGCTATAGAGCAAGCACGCACTTTCGCAAAACAGTTTTAGAAAGGTAGTTCAAAAAGTCCGCTTTTGATTACGAATTATGCCTAGTGGCATCATCAGCATCGAATATGGAATTCACCCGAAATAAGCGGGAGGCTTACGAAGTATGTTTCCTTTGGAAACATTGTAGTTGCTCACGTAGTTTCCCTACGCTTCGCTACTCCATTTCTAGCTTCATCCCATCTTCTCGGTACTGAAAACCGACCTTTTTGAACACTCACTTAAAGTGTAGTAAACAATTAAAGCAAAAATAAAACCCGCGTGCGACCTAGGGGATAATCCCAGGAAACACGCGGGTTTTCAATGTATAATTAACCTAGAGCTTATTGATGTCCAGCACTGGCACGGCTCATGGTTTCAAGTTTACGTGTGATCGCATGACGGTCTACTTTCAATCCCCAGATCATTTCAATAATCTGCTCTTTCTCCTCAGGACTGTCGGCATGCTTCAATTGCATTAACAGATCATGCATTTGTTCATTAATGCCTTCAAATTGAATCCATAAATCCTGTCTTACCTCTTTGGAATCCAGATGATGATTCGCATCGACTTCTTCCTTCAATGCTTGCAGAATAGCATCTTTCCATTCGTCATCACCTAGCTGTTTCGCAATGTTCAGGAGATCCAGATAATCGTCAACAAGAAGTGAGTTCAATTCAGCATGTGTTTTCATCGTTTATTGCATCCCCTTTTCGTCTATTTACCAAGTATTATACTCGGTATTTCAGGATATGCAATAGCTGTCGGAAAAAGTTGATTTATGTAGCCTGTCCCTTCAACCTGTGAACAAGCAAATTACATAAGACAAAACCGATCAAAACATACACACCGATCATCCCCACAATGCCTGTCCATCCAAGATGACTGTAAAGCAGTCCACCTCCTGTTCCACTTACGCTTGAACCAAGATAGTAGAAAAATAAATACAACGCATTGGCCTGGGATTTGTGCTGATTAGCCACGAGTCCAACCCAGCTGCTTGCGATGGAATGACCGCCAAAGAAACCAAAGGCAAACAGGGCGAGTCCGATAATTTTGACCCAAAGCGCTGGATGAACGGTACAGAATGCACCAGCCAGAATAATTCCCAGCGCGATTCCAAGCACATGTGACCTGCCGTACCGATCTGCCAGCCTGCCCATCCAGGTGCTGCTAACCGTGCCCATCAGATATACCACAAAAAGACTTCCAACGATAGACTGACTCAGATGATAAGGTTCACCCGTTAATTCAAAACCGATATAGTTGAAAAGGGTCACGAATCCCCCCATCAGGAGAAAACCGAGTCCATACAGGCATAACAGCCTTGGATTGCGACATTGTGACCACAAAAGAGGTATTGGATTTTTGAATCCAGGGGCAGCTTTGACAAAATGACGGGATGGCGGGATGACAAGCCAAAAAATAACGGCTGCACTCAGTCCAAGAATACCAATGAAACCCACAGCAGCGCGCCAACTGAACCAATCTGTCACCACACCGCTGATAAAACGGCCGACCATACCTCCTATCGAATTGCCGCTGATATATAGGCCCATAGCATAACCAAGACTTCTAGGTTCAATTTCTTCTGACAGATATGTCATGGCTATCGCTGGCAACCCCGCGAGTGCCACACCC
This Paenibacillus xylanexedens DNA region includes the following protein-coding sequences:
- a CDS encoding sugar-binding transcriptional regulator, encoding MDLEKQRLSIEAAKLYYQSDYSQQDIAARLGVSRPTVSRLLQYAKDRGYVRIEIMDPLEDIDIIAGELKSKYDLDTALVCFTPLKSDEEIQKHISKRAADYLQETVQDADIIGVTWGTTMHAVARQLRPKQVKGVEVVQLKGGVSHSHVNTYAAEIVHLFAEAFHTVPRYLPLPVIFDNIEVKNMVEADRHIGRIVELGRQANIALFTVGTVKEDALLFRLGYFNEEEQQLLMNSGAGDICSRFFDAEGQLISEEINSRTVGIDLAELRNKEKSILVAGGQRKIEAIHAALKGHYANILVTDQYTAQALLRF
- a CDS encoding FMN-dependent NADH-azoreductase; the encoded protein is MSTLLYITAHPHDHETSFSMATGKAFIDAYRESHPSDEVVHLDLYRSDIPHIDADVFSGWGKLQSGSDLTAEEQTKVSRLNELSDQFAAADKYVFVTPMWNFSFPPILKAYVDSICVAGKTFRYTEQGPVGLLSDKKALHIQARGGIYSEGPAAQMESGHRYLSIIMSFLGVPKLDGIFVEGHNQYKDRADEIKQQAIEQARTFAKQF
- a CDS encoding MFS transporter; amino-acid sequence: MIQQGTKTFRNISLALFAGGFVTFALLYSLQPLMPEISNAFSITPAHASLTLSVTTIAMALTMLFIGSLSDSVGRRFIMTAALVISSVIALLSAFSPGYTELLLLRILQGVALAGLPAIAMTYLSEEIEPRSLGYAMGLYISGNSIGGMVGRFISGVVTDWFSWRAAVGFIGILGLSAAVIFWLVIPPSRHFVKAAPGFKNPIPLLWSQCRNPRLLCLYGLGFLLMGGFVTLFNYIGFELTGEPYHLSQSIVGSLFVVYLMGTVSSTWMGRLADRYGRSHVLGIALGIILAGAFCTVHPALWVKIIGLALFAFGFFGGHSIASSWVGLVANQHKSQANALYLFFYYLGSSVSGTGGGLLYSHLGWTGIVGMIGVYVLIGFVLCNLLVHRLKGQAT